A section of the Telopea speciosissima isolate NSW1024214 ecotype Mountain lineage chromosome 3, Tspe_v1, whole genome shotgun sequence genome encodes:
- the LOC122655069 gene encoding uncharacterized protein LOC122655069 yields MQMLLALRQDKRKAHADLSRASFICWYLWRARNELVFNGKAWTPTEVLIVAEKAFQEFAAATLMPGGLPPASFVGTPQTCQHWEPPPVGVIKVNCDAVLPKGKAKGGLGLIFRDHTGAQCMARSIPHNFGTIIQGEVLAIRSALLAALEWGFENILVETDSRDAVLFIEGGKSPVVEVEDLIADVARLLPSFSSVAFSFVPRAMNVVSNALPRKALSLVCVTDWPNSIRWLHDLCVLDATSCTHPHHQ; encoded by the exons ATGCAAATGCTTCTTGCACTTCGTCAG GACAAGAGGAAAGCCCATGCTGATCTCTCGAGAGCCTCCTTCATTTGCTGGTATCTTTGGCGCGCGAGAAATGAGTTGGTTTTCAACGGTAAGGCGTGGACTCCTACAGAGGTCCTTATTGTTGCTGAGAAGGCTTTTCAGGAGTTTGCAGCGGCTACCTTGATGCCGGGTGGACTACCTCCAGCTTCGTTTGTTGGCACCCCCCAGACTTGCCAACACTGGGAACCCCCACCGGTGGGAGTAATCAAGGTAAACTGTGATGCAGTGTTACCAAAAGGTAAAGCAAAGGGTGGTTTGGGTCTAATTTTTCGAGATCATACTGGAGCTCAATGCATGGCGAGGTCCATCCCTCATAATTTTGGTACTATTATTCAAGGGGAGGTTCTTGCAATTCGTAGTGCTCTGTTGGCAGCATTGGAGTGGGGCTTTGAGAATATTCTCGTTGAGACCGACAGCAGGGATGCAGTCTTGTTTATTGAAGGTGGGAAAAGCCCAGTGGTGGAAGTGGAGGACTTGATAGCTGATGTGGCCAGGCTCTTACCTTCCTTCTCCTCTGTTGCTTTTTCGTTTGTTCCTAGGGCTATGAATGTTGTCTCAAATGCCCTACCAAGGAAGGCCCTGTCTCTTGTGTGTGTGACAGATTGGCCGAATTCCATTCGGTGGCTTCATGATCTTTGTGTTCTTGATGCCACTAGTTGTACACACCCCCATCATCAGTAA